Below is a window of Haloglycomyces albus DSM 45210 DNA.
GGTATTCCCGACTCAGCGTGGACGGTAGCGGCAAAGCAATGGGCGAAGGGGCGTATCCCATTGCAACGCATGGCCACTGCCGAAGAGATCGCCGCCTTCGCGCTCATTCTTGGTTCTGACGACCATCCGTATATGGTAGCGCAGGAGATGACTGTGGACGGCGGACTGTCCGGGCACTCGTAAGGAGAGAACATTGTGGCGCTGAGGTTCGAGGTTCGCACTGCAGTCATAGCGGCCGTTAGCCTGGGATACCTGGCGACCTACGCGCGTCCGTGGGCCGATTTGTCCCCACAGAGTTGGATCTGTGCTGCAATCGCGACGGCAATCTTGATCGCAGTGGCAGGGAGGCCTCGACTCGCAACGGCTGCACTTGCCGGCATGCTGACGTTGACAAACGTTATGGCGGTTGAAACCTCGGTGATCATACTGATCAAGATTTACTTTGGCCTAGCTATGTGCGAAACCGTGGCCCGAAAAGGCACTCGACCGGCCCTGTGGGTTACGGGTTTCGCGATGGTGGCATACGCCGTTCACACCGCTGAAACGTGGAACAGCGATGCTTGGGGCACTCTTTTCCGGACCTCCACCGTCATCGGCGTACCCGTCATTTTGGGGCTATGGCTGTATGAAAGGGAGGCGCGGTCGGAAGCAGAGGTGCGGGCAGCGCGTGCCGCGGAGCGCACTGCTATAGCGCGTGAACTGCACGACCTGGTAGCACATCATCTCGCGTCGATGGTTTTGCGGACCAACATTGCTCGACACGTGGTCACGGATGCCGGTAAGCCGGTCCAGGAGGTTCTCGACGATGTTCACGCCAACGGAACCGAGGCTCTCGAAGACCTGCGATCATTGGTTGCCATATTGCGAGCAGGAGGCGATAGCGCTACCGCCGGCTTCCCTGATGAACCCGTGTCACAGGTTGCGCAAGCGGCAGTGGACAACGCCGTCCAGCTCGGTGCGCACGTTACGTCTACGGTCGATCCAAAAATTAACCTCCTGCCAAAGACAATCGGCATGGTCGTACTTCGACTGACACAGGAGGGGCTGGCCAACGCCATCCACCATGGCAGTTCCGAACTTCGGGTCGAGTTGGACGTGACCTGTGAACAGGATTCCCTAACTTTCGTCATGCGTAATAACGTTGGAGCGCAAAAAGTAGGACGGGTGAACACCGGTTTCGGACTTGCAGGGCTCAAGGAACGTGTCAACGTGTTCGGCGGTGACTTTCAGGCCGGACAGGAAGGCGACACATGGGTGCTCAAATCGAGTCTTCCCCTTAAGGAGTTCCAATGTTGATACGCATACTTCTCGCTGACGACCAACGCCTGGTACGCGCCGGCATACGGATGCTGTGCGAATCGGTCGATGATATCGAGGTGGTCGGCGAGTCTTCCGATGGAACCGAAACGGTTCGTCAAGCCACGTCTCTTAAACCTCACGTCGTGCTGATGGACTTGCGTATGCCACGCGTCGACGGTATCGAGGCTACTCGACGAATCATGT
It encodes the following:
- a CDS encoding sensor histidine kinase; its protein translation is MLTLTNVMAVETSVIILIKIYFGLAMCETVARKGTRPALWVTGFAMVAYAVHTAETWNSDAWGTLFRTSTVIGVPVILGLWLYEREARSEAEVRAARAAERTAIARELHDLVAHHLASMVLRTNIARHVVTDAGKPVQEVLDDVHANGTEALEDLRSLVAILRAGGDSATAGFPDEPVSQVAQAAVDNAVQLGAHVTSTVDPKINLLPKTIGMVVLRLTQEGLANAIHHGSSELRVELDVTCEQDSLTFVMRNNVGAQKVGRVNTGFGLAGLKERVNVFGGDFQAGQEGDTWVLKSSLPLKEFQC